The Bosea beijingensis genome contains the following window.
AGCGCTGGATGCGCCTCATCGTCGGCGTCGGCCACGAGCACGGCCGGCCAATCCGCGTCTTCGGCTCGAAGCAGGACGTCACCGCCGAGAAAGGGCTGTGGAGCGAAACCGCCTCGCTTGTGCGGGCGAACGCGTCGACCAACCTCGCGGCCCGCCGCAGCTTCACCGACGCGCTCCGCCAGTTCCGCCACGAGCGCGGCCGCGAGCCCGAGCGCTTCGCCCTCGCAATCTTCGAGATCGACCGGTTCGCGACGCTCGTCGAGACCTATGGCCGGCCGGCTGGCGACGACGTGATCCGCCATTTCGGCGAGCGGTTGCGCCGGCTCTTCCCCGATGCGCTCGCGATCGATCAGACCGGTCCCGGCGCCTTCGCCCTGCTGCTGCGCATGCCCGGCGACAAGGGCTATCTCGCCTCGATGCTGTCAGGCACGCGCAAATTGCTGTGCCGGCCGATGCCACGCGGCAATCTCGTCGTCGACTTCACGCTATCGATCGGCGCGGCCCTGCTGACGCCGGAGGGCTATCGTGAGCAGCATGAGATTTTCACGGAAGCCGAGGCCGCGCTCCAGGTTGCCGGCATGGCTGGCGGGGATTGCGTCCGCGTCTTCGACGGACCGGTAACCGCCGTCAGCCGGCCGGCATTCGCCGGCTGACGCAAGCCATCGACGCACCGTTTCGGACGAGCCGGCGGGCGGTCACAACACTGTCGCAGGGGAAGCACTAGAAGAAGGCGATCGATCGAGACCTCACCTGTGGCCGGGATCGGCCCGGCCTTGCCGGGGCGGTGGCGGCCGCGCCGCAAGCCTCGCCGGTGCATCAGCCCCGGCCGCGCCGGGAATCTCCGATGCAGATCGACATCTTCTCGCAAGTCATCGTGCCGGTTATCGGCGGCCTTGGCATCTTCATGCTCGGGCTGGAATTCATGAGCAACGGCATCCAGTCGCTCGCCGTCAACAAGATGCGGGCGCTGCTCGCCCGGATCGCCGGCACCCCGTCCAAGGGCGTGCTCGCCGGCACCTTCATCACCGGCGTGATCCAGTCCTCGACCGCGATGACCGTCATGGTCGTCGGCCTCGTCAATGCCGGCGTCATAGGCCTCAGGCCCGCGATCAGCGTGATCATGGGCGCCAATATCGGCACGACGCTCGGCAACGGCCTGATCGCGCTGCCGCTCGGGCCGCTCGGCCTGCTGCTGGCCGGCATCTTCGCGCTGCTCCACATCTTCGCCAAGACCGACAAGGTCAAGAACATCGCGCTCGCCTGCATGGGCTTCGCGCTGATCTTCTACGGCCTCAACCTGATGACCGGTGGCCTGCGCCCGCTCCGCAACATGCCGGAGGTGATGAGCGTGATCTCGGCGCTGAAGGCGGACACCTATCTCGGCCTGATCTACTGCGTGCTGATCGCCGCCGGCATCACCGCGATGATCCACTCCTCCTCGGCGACCATCGGCATCGTCATGGGCCTGGGCGCCGCCGGCATCCTGGACTGGAAGACCGCCGTCGCCTTCTCGCTCGGCGCCGATCTCGGCACCACCATCACCTCGTGGATGGCCTCGCTCAATCTGACGAAGAACGCCAAGCGCGCGGCGTACGCCCATATCTCGTTCAACATCATCGGCGTAGCCGTCACGATACCGCTGTTCTTCGTATCGATGGACGTGCTGACCTGGGTCATGCAGTGGTTCGGCGGTGATCCGGGCGTCCCGGTCATGGTGAACGGCAAGGAGACCTATCCGCTGGTGCCTGTCGCTATCGGCGTCTACTCGACCTTCTTCAACATCTTCAACGTGATCCTGCTGTTCCCCTTCGTCGGTGTGTTCGAGCGGCTGCTGATGAAGGTCGGAGCGAGCGCCACGGACGAGATGGAGGATTATTCGCAGCCGCGCTATCTGGTGAAGGCGCATGACCATGCGCAGGCGGTGCAGGCGATCCAGCGCGAGACCGGGCGTTATCTCGAGGCCGCCCGGCTCTTCGTCGATATCGCTCGCGGCAAGCCCGACGCGCCGGACAAGATCGAGGAGCACTATGCCGCGATCGACATCCTCAACCGCGACATCCGCGCCTACACCTCCGGCATGTTCACGCCCGAGATGCCCTATGCGCGGGCCGATCTCGTCGCGAGCCTGATCGAGGAAGAGGATTTTACCGCAAGCCTCGGCGAGACCCTCTACCAGATCGCCCGCCGCATCGAGCGCCAGCCCTTCGGCGAGCAGGGCCGCCCCCTCGTCGACACGGTGCTCGACCGCGTCTCCGAAGCCCTCGCGACCATCGTGCCGATCGGGCAGGACCGGGCACCTGCGACCGGCATGGCCGAAGCGCGCAATGCGGAGCTCCTCGCCCTGCGCGAGCGCTGTCTGCGCCTTGGCTCCGAACTCCCCTGGGTCGAGCGCGGCGCGATCCTTGCGTTGCTCGGCAGCGCAGAACGCGCCTTCTTCCTGATCGAGCGCATCGACGCCGAACGCCGCTCGGTCTCGCGCGAGGTCGTGATGGTGCGGGCCGGTACGAAAGCCACTGAAGTAGGCCTCGGCGGCCTGAGTCCTGCGGCCGTTCCGGCCTGAACCGGCACTCGACACCGCGAACGCGAAAGCCGCCCCATGGGGCGGCTTTCTTGCGTCAGAGCAGCTTGGTGAAGACGATCTGCCCGTCGAGGCCCCGGCCCATGTCGCGCCAGCCATGGCGGACATAGAAGCGCTCCGCCCGCGTGCCGGCCCCGGTTTCGAGCCAGGCCTGGGCATGGCCAGCCGCCTTCAAGCCGGCAAGCGCCGCATCCATGAGGGCGCGGCCATGACCTCGCCCCTCCTGCGCCGGGTCGATGAAAAGGGCCCAGATCAGGCCGGTCTGATGGTTGGCGCAGGCGAAGCCCGCGATCGCGCCGGCGCTTTCGGCAACCAGGAAGATCGCGTTATCGCGATACCAGGCGACGTCTTCGTCGGTGACCTTCGAGGGATCGCTCAGGATGTTCTCGCGAACGCCCATGCGGATGGCACGGATGCGCGGCTCATCTGCCGCCACCGCCTTGCGGATCAGCCTTGCCTCATCAGTCGTCACGAGCACTCTCCATCGCTACGGCAGGCGTGATGCCCGCCACAGCGCTGGAAGGCAACTACTCGGCGGCCTGCAGGCGATAGGCTGATGTGTCGTAGTTGAGAATCGGCGCCAGCCAGCGTTCGACCTCCTCGATCGTCATGCCCTTGCGCGCGGCATAATCCTCGACCTGATCGCGCTCGACCTTGGCGACGCCGAAATAATAGGCCTCCGGATGGGCGAAATAGAGCCCCGAGACCGAGGAGCCCGGCCACATCGCATAGCTCTCGGTCAGCTTCACGCCGACGCGGCGCTCGGCCTCCAGCAGACGGAACAGCGTTTCCTTCTCGGTATGATCTGGCTGGGCCGGATAGCCCGGCGCCGGACGAATGCCCCGGTACTCCTCGCGGATCAGTTCCTCGTTGCTGAAGGTCTCGTCCGGCGCATAACCCCAGAATTCCTTGCGCACGAGCTGGTGCATCCGCTCGGCGAAGGCCTCGGCGAAGCGGTCCGCCAGCGCCTTGACCATGATCGAGCGATAATCGTCATTGTCGCGCGCGAACTTCTCGGAGATGCGCTCCTCCTCGGCGCCGGCCGTGACGACGAAGGTGCCGATATAGTCGGGCGCCACGTCTTCCGGCGCGACGAAATCGGACAGGCACATGTTCGGCTTGCCGTCGCGCTTCGAGAGCTGCTGGCGCAGGCCGTGGAAGGTCGCGAGCTCGTCCTGCCGGCTCTCGCCGGTATAGAGGCGGATATCGTCGCCGACGGCATTGGCCGGCCAGAAGCCGATCACCGCCTTCGGGTTGAACCAGCGCTCCTCGACGATGCGCTTCAGCATCGCCTGCGCATCGTCCCAGAGCGCGCGCGCCGCCTCACCCTGCTTCTCGTCCTGCAGGATCGCCGGGTAGCGGCCCTTCAATTCCCAGGTCTGGAAGAACGGTGTCCAGTCGATCACCGGCACGAGATCGGCGATGTCGTAGGTTCGGAAGGTCCGCGTGCCAAGGAAGCTCGGCTTCGGCGGCTGATAGGCAGACCAATCCGTCTTGAAGGGATTGGCGCGCGCCTTGGCCAGCGGCAGGCGCTGCTTGTCGGCCTCGGAGCGGCGATGCGCCTCGGCGACCTTGGCGTATTCCGCCTGCACGCCCGCGACATAACCCGGCTTCTGCTCCGAGGAGAGCAGGCTGGAGACGACGCCGACGGCGCGCGAAGCGTCATTCACATGCACCGCCTGGCCCTTCTCATAGGCCGGGTGGATCTTGACGGCCGTATGGACGCGGCTCGTCGTCGCGCCGCCGATCAGCAGCGGAATGTCGAAGCCCTCGCGCTCCATCTCGGAGGCGACGGTCACCATCTCGTCGAGCGAGGGCGTGATCAGGCCGGAGAGGCCGATAATATCGACGTTTTCCTTGCGCGCCGTCTCCAGGATCTTCTGGGTCGGCACCATCACGCCGAGGTCGATCACCTCGTAATTATTGCACTGGAGCACGACGCCGACGATGTTCTTGCCGATATCGTGGACGTCGCCCTTCACCGTCGCCATGAGCACCTTGCCGGCGGCCGAGCGCTCGGAGCCGCCGTTCAGGCGCTTCTCCTCCTCCATGTAAGGCATGAGATAGGCGACAGCCTGCTTCATCACGCGGGCGGATTTCACTACCTGCGGCAGGAACATCTTGCCCGAGCCGAACAGGTCGCCGACCACGTTCATGCCGGCCATCAGCGGGCCTTCAATGACATGGAGCGGCTTCTCGGCGTTCAGCCGCGCCTCTTCCGTATCGGCCTCGATGAACTCGGTGATGCCGGCGACCAGCGCATGCTCCAGCCGCTTCTCGACCGGCAGTTCGCGCCAGGCGAGGTCCTTGCCCGAAGCCGCAACCGAACCGTCGCCCTTGAAGCGCGGGGCAGCTTCCAGCAGGCGCTCGGTCGAATCCTTGCGGCGGTTGAGGACGACATCCTCGCAGAGCTCGCGCAGCTCCGGATCGAGATCGTCATAGGAGCCGAGCTGGCCGGCATTGACGATGCCCATGTCCATACCCGCCTTGATGGCGTGATAGAGGAACACGGAATGCATGGCCTCGCGCACCTTCTCGTTGCCGCGGAACGAGAAGGACAGGTTCGAGACGCCGCCCGAGATATGAGCATGCGGCAGCGTCTCGCGGATCGCGCGGGTCGCGTCGATGAAGTCGTTGCCGTAGTTGTCGTGCTCCTCGATGCCCGTCGCCACCGCGAAGATGTTCGGGTCGAAGATGATGTCCTCGGGCGGGAAGCCGATGGTCTCGGTCAGCAGCTTGTAGGCCCGCGTGCAGATCTCGATCTTGCGCTGGAACGTGTCGGCCTGGCCGACCTCGTCGAAAGCCATCACGACGACGGCCGCGCCATATTGCCGGCAGATGCGCGCCTGTTCGAGGAAGGCTTCCTCACCCTCCTTCATCGAGATCGAGTTGACGATCGGCTTGCCCTGAATGGTCTTCAGACCCGCCTCGATCACCGGGAATTTCGACGAGTCGACCATGATCGGAACGCGGGAGATATCCGGCTCCGAGGCGATCAGGTTGCAGAACTCGGTCATCGCCTTCTCGGAATCGAGCAGGCCCTCGTCCATGTTGATGTCGATCACCTGCGCGCCATTGGCGACCTGGTCGCGCGCCACGTCGAGCGCGGCGGCATAGTCACCCGCCGTGATCAGCTTCCGGAACTTGGCCGAGCCGGTGACATTGGTGCGCTCGCCCACGTTCACGA
Protein-coding sequences here:
- a CDS encoding sensor domain-containing diguanylate cyclase: MNSQQLTTTTQPLYDRAVAATAVGAWECNLSNETLSWTDGVYDLFGLQRGSAIYRSATLDLYEERSRREMNQARSKAISTGQGFALDCRIRSANGEKRWMRLIVGVGHEHGRPIRVFGSKQDVTAEKGLWSETASLVRANASTNLAARRSFTDALRQFRHERGREPERFALAIFEIDRFATLVETYGRPAGDDVIRHFGERLRRLFPDALAIDQTGPGAFALLLRMPGDKGYLASMLSGTRKLLCRPMPRGNLVVDFTLSIGAALLTPEGYREQHEIFTEAEAALQVAGMAGGDCVRVFDGPVTAVSRPAFAG
- the metH gene encoding methionine synthase, which encodes MSDFIPAPVDGAEIERSLRQAARERILVLDGAMGTQIQNLKLSEADFRGERFKGFNHDLKGNNDIIALTQAEALRDIHLAYFRAGADIVETNTFSGTSIAQADYGMEAYVYELNVECSRIAREAAAIAQKEDGRRRFVAGAIGPTNRTLSISPDVNNPGFRAVTFDQVRDSYAEQVRGLIDGGSELLLIETIFDTLNAKAAIVAIEEVFRAKGIRLPVMISGTITDLSGRTLSGQTVEAFWNAVRHAAPLTIGLNCALGAREMRAHIKDMSRIADTLVCAYPNAGLPNEFGLYDERPEATAQMLAEFADAGFVNVVGGCCGTTPGHIEAIAQAVAGKAPRQIPEAKPYLRLAGLEPFTLDETIPFVNVGERTNVTGSAKFRKLITAGDYAAALDVARDQVANGAQVIDINMDEGLLDSEKAMTEFCNLIASEPDISRVPIMVDSSKFPVIEAGLKTIQGKPIVNSISMKEGEEAFLEQARICRQYGAAVVVMAFDEVGQADTFQRKIEICTRAYKLLTETIGFPPEDIIFDPNIFAVATGIEEHDNYGNDFIDATRAIRETLPHAHISGGVSNLSFSFRGNEKVREAMHSVFLYHAIKAGMDMGIVNAGQLGSYDDLDPELRELCEDVVLNRRKDSTERLLEAAPRFKGDGSVAASGKDLAWRELPVEKRLEHALVAGITEFIEADTEEARLNAEKPLHVIEGPLMAGMNVVGDLFGSGKMFLPQVVKSARVMKQAVAYLMPYMEEEKRLNGGSERSAAGKVLMATVKGDVHDIGKNIVGVVLQCNNYEVIDLGVMVPTQKILETARKENVDIIGLSGLITPSLDEMVTVASEMEREGFDIPLLIGGATTSRVHTAVKIHPAYEKGQAVHVNDASRAVGVVSSLLSSEQKPGYVAGVQAEYAKVAEAHRRSEADKQRLPLAKARANPFKTDWSAYQPPKPSFLGTRTFRTYDIADLVPVIDWTPFFQTWELKGRYPAILQDEKQGEAARALWDDAQAMLKRIVEERWFNPKAVIGFWPANAVGDDIRLYTGESRQDELATFHGLRQQLSKRDGKPNMCLSDFVAPEDVAPDYIGTFVVTAGAEEERISEKFARDNDDYRSIMVKALADRFAEAFAERMHQLVRKEFWGYAPDETFSNEELIREEYRGIRPAPGYPAQPDHTEKETLFRLLEAERRVGVKLTESYAMWPGSSVSGLYFAHPEAYYFGVAKVERDQVEDYAARKGMTIEEVERWLAPILNYDTSAYRLQAAE
- a CDS encoding GNAT family N-acetyltransferase, with the translated sequence MTTDEARLIRKAVAADEPRIRAIRMGVRENILSDPSKVTDEDVAWYRDNAIFLVAESAGAIAGFACANHQTGLIWALFIDPAQEGRGHGRALMDAALAGLKAAGHAQAWLETGAGTRAERFYVRHGWRDMGRGLDGQIVFTKLL
- a CDS encoding Na/Pi cotransporter family protein gives rise to the protein MQIDIFSQVIVPVIGGLGIFMLGLEFMSNGIQSLAVNKMRALLARIAGTPSKGVLAGTFITGVIQSSTAMTVMVVGLVNAGVIGLRPAISVIMGANIGTTLGNGLIALPLGPLGLLLAGIFALLHIFAKTDKVKNIALACMGFALIFYGLNLMTGGLRPLRNMPEVMSVISALKADTYLGLIYCVLIAAGITAMIHSSSATIGIVMGLGAAGILDWKTAVAFSLGADLGTTITSWMASLNLTKNAKRAAYAHISFNIIGVAVTIPLFFVSMDVLTWVMQWFGGDPGVPVMVNGKETYPLVPVAIGVYSTFFNIFNVILLFPFVGVFERLLMKVGASATDEMEDYSQPRYLVKAHDHAQAVQAIQRETGRYLEAARLFVDIARGKPDAPDKIEEHYAAIDILNRDIRAYTSGMFTPEMPYARADLVASLIEEEDFTASLGETLYQIARRIERQPFGEQGRPLVDTVLDRVSEALATIVPIGQDRAPATGMAEARNAELLALRERCLRLGSELPWVERGAILALLGSAERAFFLIERIDAERRSVSREVVMVRAGTKATEVGLGGLSPAAVPA